Proteins found in one Vicinamibacteria bacterium genomic segment:
- a CDS encoding NIPSNAP family protein, whose protein sequence is MMNRIERPLVLAAAIGIGFALGSLVGIFRDVRAQGEPRIFELRTYTTPEGKLPNLNARFRDHTMRIFEKHGMTNVGYWTPQDAPASENTLVYILAHRDRDAAAASWQAFRDDPEWKKVSEESQVDGRIVAKVESMFLNAADYSPLK, encoded by the coding sequence ATGATGAATCGAATCGAACGCCCTCTCGTTCTCGCAGCGGCCATCGGAATCGGATTCGCGCTCGGGAGCCTGGTCGGTATATTTCGAGACGTCCGGGCGCAGGGGGAGCCGCGCATCTTCGAGCTCCGCACCTACACCACTCCCGAGGGGAAACTCCCCAACTTGAACGCGCGTTTCCGCGATCACACGATGCGGATCTTCGAGAAGCACGGGATGACCAACGTCGGCTACTGGACGCCCCAGGACGCGCCCGCCTCCGAGAACACGCTCGTTTACATCCTGGCCCACCGCGACCGGGACGCGGCGGCGGCGAGCTGGCAGGCGTTCCGGGACGATCCGGAGTGGAAGAAAGTGAGCGAGGAGTCGCAGGTCGATGGCCGCATCGTGGCCAAGGTGGAGTCGATGTTCCTCAACGCCGCAGACTACTCGCCACTGAAGTGA